A window of the Candidatus Limnocylindrales bacterium genome harbors these coding sequences:
- a CDS encoding isochorismatase family cysteine hydrolase, translated as MIQTIKSFKFIRRFLLVVLAIGIMSSWVLTQEAQKKTALIIVDMQNDFAKEGGALYVPSTEQIKPKLKQLIAKAREKGIPIIYTQDWHRPDDVEFKIWPPHTIQGTPGAEVIADLAPTDKDYTVKKRTYNAFFETDLDMLLRQLGVKRIVITGTVSNICVLNTAGDAALRGYEVVLPHDAIAPLTDFDQQATLREVSFLYKGKITTADHAFDPDPQEIKVEFNAKPPELKVASNVELPKDKTAVIVVDMQNDFAREGGALYVPATKETIEPIKNLLKKARSSGTLVVFTQDWHRKDDPEFKIWPPHTIQGTEGAQVIADFEPSDKDYFVKKRTYDAFYGTDMDLLLRQNGIQNVVITGTVSNICVLHTAGKARLHGYNLVVVRDGISALTPFDMDLSLRQMSFLYNGTIVDSGNIQFQ; from the coding sequence ATGATTCAAACGATTAAAAGCTTTAAGTTTATACGCCGGTTTTTACTCGTCGTCCTGGCAATAGGGATAATGAGTTCCTGGGTCCTTACCCAAGAGGCCCAAAAGAAAACGGCCCTGATCATTGTGGATATGCAGAATGACTTTGCAAAGGAAGGCGGGGCTTTATATGTACCCTCTACAGAGCAAATCAAACCCAAACTGAAACAATTAATTGCTAAGGCCCGTGAGAAGGGGATTCCCATTATTTACACCCAAGACTGGCATCGCCCGGACGATGTAGAGTTTAAGATCTGGCCACCCCATACCATTCAAGGAACCCCGGGAGCAGAAGTTATCGCAGACCTTGCACCTACCGATAAGGATTATACGGTTAAGAAACGGACCTATAATGCCTTCTTTGAAACGGATCTGGACATGCTCCTGCGCCAGTTGGGAGTTAAACGGATTGTGATAACCGGAACCGTATCGAATATTTGTGTTTTGAACACAGCCGGGGATGCAGCTTTGCGAGGCTACGAGGTCGTCCTGCCCCACGATGCCATTGCTCCCCTTACCGATTTTGATCAGCAAGCAACCCTCCGGGAAGTCTCCTTTCTCTATAAGGGTAAAATTACCACGGCAGACCATGCTTTTGATCCAGATCCCCAGGAGATCAAAGTCGAATTCAATGCCAAACCTCCTGAGTTAAAAGTGGCCTCCAATGTAGAACTCCCAAAAGACAAAACAGCCGTCATCGTGGTAGACATGCAGAACGATTTCGCCCGGGAAGGAGGGGCCCTCTACGTACCTGCAACCAAAGAAACCATTGAACCTATAAAGAATCTCTTGAAGAAAGCAAGATCGTCAGGTACCCTGGTTGTTTTTACCCAGGACTGGCACCGAAAGGATGATCCTGAATTCAAAATCTGGCCTCCTCATACCATCCAGGGAACCGAAGGCGCTCAAGTGATCGCAGATTTTGAGCCCTCCGATAAAGACTATTTTGTTAAAAAACGAACCTACGATGCCTTCTACGGTACCGATATGGATCTGCTCCTCCGACAAAACGGGATTCAAAATGTCGTAATTACCGGTACAGTTTCTAACATCTGTGTCTTGCATACTGCCGGAAAGGCTAGACTACACGGCTATAACCTCGTTGTAGTCCGAGACGGAATCTCGGCCTTGACCCCCTTCGATATGGATCTGTCCCTACGGCAGATGTCCTTTCTGTATAACGGGACCATAGTTGATTCGGGAAATATTCAGTTCCAGTAA
- a CDS encoding HupE/UreJ family protein, which translates to MNTLLFKPPHLHTPTPPYSHTPTPPHPHTTLPFFLFLLLSLALPVIAHTYSTSYSYLTIEQDKVFYRLKVPATQFLTAIQVEPDKLNENLDKAAAYLREKIKILNRRSACNLTLQHLHPLEEDPIFIQIDMVFTCKKPIDNFTMSCKILEDVPELYHQNLAKMTFRGETRQFLFTPDKYYNWEEGGMLGEIPQENRFTRIKEKIGSGIQSILTGGNILLFLLILFLPVGVLKEAFKTLLAFTLSYTLAFFLENLLFLHLTPKFINSLLYFGVAYMALENLSIKPALHRWIPAGIFGSVYGFYSAQAFAALDRSSSDRFVSLFAFYIGTETGQIIILLFLVPAVSYLNRWKMGYKTIRVLSMGILGIALLQFFRGILL; encoded by the coding sequence ATGAATACTTTACTTTTCAAACCCCCACACCTCCACACTCCCACACCCCCATACTCCCACACCCCCACACCTCCACACCCTCACACTACCCTCCCATTCTTTCTTTTTCTACTGCTCAGCCTTGCTCTTCCCGTAATCGCCCACACTTACAGTACCAGTTATTCCTATCTGACCATTGAACAGGATAAGGTGTTCTACCGATTAAAAGTCCCTGCAACGCAGTTTTTGACGGCAATTCAGGTGGAACCCGACAAACTTAATGAAAACCTGGATAAGGCCGCTGCCTACCTGAGAGAGAAGATTAAAATCCTGAATCGCAGATCGGCTTGTAATTTGACCCTTCAGCACCTCCATCCACTGGAAGAGGATCCTATTTTTATCCAGATCGATATGGTCTTTACCTGCAAAAAACCCATCGATAACTTCACCATGTCCTGTAAAATTCTGGAAGATGTCCCCGAACTCTATCATCAGAATCTGGCCAAAATGACTTTCAGGGGGGAGACCCGCCAATTCCTTTTTACACCGGACAAATATTACAACTGGGAAGAAGGAGGGATGTTGGGGGAGATCCCTCAAGAAAATCGGTTTACTCGTATTAAAGAGAAGATCGGGTCAGGAATCCAAAGCATATTAACCGGAGGGAATATCCTTTTATTTCTTCTGATCTTGTTTCTGCCGGTTGGAGTCTTAAAAGAGGCTTTTAAAACCCTCCTCGCTTTTACCCTGTCCTACACGCTGGCCTTCTTTCTGGAAAATCTTCTGTTTTTACATCTAACTCCCAAATTTATAAACTCTCTCCTCTACTTCGGGGTGGCCTATATGGCCCTTGAAAATTTATCTATAAAGCCTGCTCTCCATCGATGGATTCCGGCGGGGATCTTTGGTTCTGTATATGGATTTTATTCTGCCCAAGCTTTCGCAGCTTTGGATCGGTCTTCATCGGATCGGTTTGTTTCTTTGTTTGCTTTTTATATCGGAACCGAAACAGGACAGATTATCATTCTCCTCTTTTTAGTTCCTGCTGTTTCTTACTTGAACCGGTGGAAGATGGGATATAAGACTATCCGGGTTCTTTCCATGGGAATTCTTGGAATCGCGTTACTTCAGTTTTTTAGAGGGATTTTGTTATAG
- the priA gene encoding primosomal protein N' yields MIPYAQIAIPLPVYQTFTYKIPESLQEEIAIGKRVLVPFGNRQITGYLVNLIPSLDPNLIDLAGLKEITDVLDTEPILNGNLLKLTEWMADYYLCSWGEAIKATLPAGLESLEVSMVRLNLSGEPPHQSPSLTQEGITPAQRKLLEFLQREEEVPLPRLKKKLGKKGLYSTLHALEKRGLIEIERVIQTKIKPKVAKYVRLLQEPSQIAESVNALKTRAPHQAAVLTFLMKIYPQDIALTELGDKLGFEPYQVVRSLEKTGWVAAYSKEVYRNPFEHISYQKTQPLSLVEPQVKALERIKSEIDSGKFSTILLHGVTGSGKTEVYLQAIEYLLTKNLSLSSGAQKEKQDSQEGFSRKQAIFLVPEISLTPLLVNRFLSRFGDRIAILHSRLSAGERVDQWQRIRKGEIDIVLGARSAIFAPVPKLGLVIVDEEHDPSYKQDSVPRYNGRDVAIMRAKIENAPAILGSATPSLESFYNAQQGKYKIISLTERIDRRELPRVYILDMRKTPQESSRIFSFELEQAIESRLKRKEQTLLFLNRRGFATFFLCRECGFVYYCPRCSVTLTYHIPIERLLCHYCNFSKVAPRVCPACSGSEVGYYGVGTQKVEKEVRLLFPQARVARMDRDTMTQKESHRDVLTRFENREIDILIGTQMIAKGHDFPYVTLVGIISAETMLHLPDFRASERTFQLLTQVAGRAGRGSLPGEVLIQTFTPSHYAILTAQTHDYLKFYEKEIHFRQQLRYPPFSRVVNIILQGTDKDFTEILAKKLAGHLRIQKPEEVILLGPTAAALAKLKGRYRYQILLKSPSSGTLRTFVGEGIETFRKVESIKDVRITVDVDPVNLM; encoded by the coding sequence ATGATACCTTATGCCCAAATAGCTATTCCCTTACCGGTTTATCAAACCTTTACCTATAAAATTCCGGAGAGTCTTCAGGAAGAAATTGCCATCGGTAAAAGGGTTCTGGTCCCTTTTGGAAATCGACAGATTACCGGATACCTGGTCAATCTGATTCCTTCTTTAGATCCTAATCTCATAGATCTGGCCGGTTTGAAGGAAATTACCGATGTTTTGGATACGGAACCCATTTTGAATGGGAATCTTTTGAAATTAACAGAATGGATGGCCGATTATTATCTCTGCTCCTGGGGAGAGGCTATTAAGGCAACCCTCCCTGCCGGATTGGAAAGCTTAGAGGTCTCCATGGTCAGACTTAACCTTTCAGGAGAACCACCCCATCAGTCCCCATCTTTAACTCAGGAAGGGATAACCCCTGCACAACGTAAACTCCTGGAATTCCTTCAAAGGGAAGAAGAGGTTCCTTTACCCAGGCTAAAGAAAAAACTGGGCAAAAAAGGCCTCTACTCTACTCTCCATGCCCTGGAAAAGCGCGGGCTTATTGAGATAGAGCGTGTTATCCAAACCAAAATTAAACCTAAAGTTGCCAAATATGTACGACTTCTTCAAGAGCCATCCCAGATAGCAGAATCCGTGAATGCTTTAAAGACCCGGGCTCCTCATCAAGCCGCAGTACTGACCTTTTTAATGAAAATATACCCCCAGGATATTGCTTTAACCGAGTTAGGAGATAAACTGGGATTCGAGCCCTACCAGGTCGTGAGGTCTTTAGAGAAAACCGGTTGGGTTGCTGCCTATTCTAAGGAGGTCTACCGGAATCCCTTTGAACATATTTCCTATCAGAAAACACAACCCCTTTCCCTGGTAGAACCCCAGGTTAAAGCTCTAGAGAGGATCAAATCGGAAATTGATTCCGGAAAGTTTTCGACTATTTTATTGCATGGGGTTACCGGCAGTGGCAAAACGGAAGTTTATTTGCAGGCTATCGAGTATCTGCTCACTAAAAATCTGTCCCTGAGTTCCGGAGCCCAAAAAGAAAAACAAGATTCTCAGGAGGGGTTCTCCAGGAAGCAGGCTATCTTTCTGGTTCCAGAAATCTCTTTGACTCCGCTTTTAGTCAATCGTTTTTTATCCCGTTTTGGGGATCGTATCGCGATTCTACATAGTCGCCTCTCTGCAGGAGAGCGGGTTGATCAATGGCAAAGAATCCGAAAAGGGGAGATCGATATTGTCCTGGGAGCTCGATCGGCCATTTTTGCGCCGGTCCCCAAACTCGGGTTGGTGATTGTGGACGAGGAGCATGATCCTTCTTACAAACAGGACTCTGTTCCGCGTTATAATGGACGAGATGTGGCTATCATGCGGGCCAAGATCGAAAATGCTCCCGCCATCCTGGGAAGTGCCACTCCTTCCCTGGAAAGTTTCTATAATGCCCAACAAGGTAAATACAAAATCATCAGCCTGACCGAACGGATCGATCGGCGAGAACTTCCACGGGTTTATATTCTGGATATGAGAAAAACCCCTCAGGAATCTAGCCGGATCTTTTCCTTTGAGCTGGAGCAGGCGATTGAATCCCGTTTAAAACGAAAGGAACAAACTCTGCTCTTCTTGAACCGACGGGGATTTGCTACCTTCTTCCTGTGTCGAGAATGTGGATTTGTCTATTATTGCCCCCGTTGTAGTGTTACGTTAACTTACCACATTCCCATCGAGCGGTTACTCTGCCACTACTGCAATTTCTCCAAGGTAGCTCCCAGAGTATGTCCGGCATGTTCCGGCTCAGAAGTAGGCTACTATGGGGTAGGAACCCAGAAGGTGGAAAAGGAGGTTCGACTCCTCTTTCCCCAGGCGCGGGTGGCTCGCATGGATCGAGATACCATGACCCAAAAGGAATCCCATCGCGATGTTTTAACCCGGTTTGAGAATCGGGAGATCGATATCCTCATCGGAACCCAAATGATTGCCAAAGGCCATGACTTCCCTTATGTGACACTGGTCGGCATTATTTCGGCTGAAACGATGCTGCATCTCCCTGATTTTCGGGCCAGTGAGCGAACTTTTCAATTATTAACCCAGGTGGCCGGTCGTGCAGGACGTGGATCCCTTCCCGGAGAGGTTCTAATTCAAACCTTTACCCCTTCTCATTACGCCATTCTCACCGCACAAACCCATGACTATCTCAAGTTTTATGAAAAAGAGATCCACTTCCGTCAACAATTGAGATATCCCCCCTTCTCCCGGGTCGTCAATATCATCCTCCAGGGGACAGATAAAGATTTTACCGAAATCCTGGCTAAAAAACTGGCCGGACACCTCCGAATTCAAAAGCCCGAAGAGGTCATCCTCCTGGGTCCTACGGCGGCAGCTCTGGCTAAATTAAAGGGAAGATATCGATATCAGATTTTGCTAAAAAGTCCCAGCTCGGGAACCTTACGGACTTTTGTGGGTGAAGGGATCGAAACCTTTCGTAAGGTGGAATCGATTAAAGATGTACGTATAACCGTTGATGTGGACCCGGTAAATTTAATGTAA
- a CDS encoding single-stranded DNA-binding protein has product MMEQRERRPEKSLNKVLIIGRLGRDPELRYTPNGTAVATLAVATNESWQDKETSQWQERTEWHRVIAWDRHAEIAGEYLSKGSRVYIEGRLQTREWEDKDGIKRWTTEIIVRDMIMLGGRGDSYSPRVEEPPHPADVYNTGISSGSEVPPVGGTEEDIPF; this is encoded by the coding sequence ATGATGGAGCAACGTGAAAGACGACCTGAAAAAAGTTTAAATAAGGTCTTAATTATTGGTCGACTGGGACGGGACCCGGAGTTGCGATATACCCCGAACGGTACGGCTGTTGCAACCCTGGCCGTGGCGACCAACGAGTCCTGGCAGGACAAAGAGACCAGTCAATGGCAGGAGCGTACCGAGTGGCATCGGGTTATAGCCTGGGATCGGCACGCCGAAATTGCCGGGGAGTATTTATCCAAAGGAAGTCGGGTTTATATCGAGGGTCGTTTACAAACCCGGGAATGGGAGGACAAAGATGGTATTAAGCGGTGGACCACGGAAATCATCGTCCGGGACATGATCATGCTGGGGGGTCGAGGGGATAGCTACTCACCTCGGGTTGAAGAACCTCCGCATCCTGCAGATGTATACAATACGGGGATATCATCGGGATCTGAAGTACCTCCGGTGGGAGGGACCGAAGAAGATATTCCCTTCTGA
- a CDS encoding alpha-ketoglutarate-dependent dioxygenase AlkB, with translation MAPSQTILLPEAELHYYEALFSKEESDRLFDSLLKHIDWQQGEGTFFGKKALIPRLQAWYGETGESKIYKYSGMTLIPLDWTPDLLFIKSRIDELAGVHFTNVLVNLYRDGRDGVGWHSDDESILGKNPIIGSVSFGATRVFQLRHKTRGIKFELELKHGSFLLMQGPTQHYWQHRIPKKAGITRPRINLTFRVLHEVEGG, from the coding sequence GTGGCACCGAGTCAAACGATCCTCTTACCCGAAGCCGAGTTACATTATTACGAAGCTCTCTTTTCAAAGGAAGAGAGTGATCGACTCTTTGACTCCTTGCTGAAGCACATAGACTGGCAACAAGGAGAAGGAACTTTCTTCGGGAAGAAGGCTCTGATTCCACGATTACAGGCCTGGTACGGAGAAACCGGCGAGAGTAAAATCTACAAGTATTCGGGTATGACGTTGATTCCCCTGGATTGGACTCCTGACCTTCTTTTCATCAAAAGCCGTATCGATGAACTTGCCGGAGTTCATTTTACCAATGTCCTGGTGAACCTTTATAGGGACGGAAGAGACGGAGTAGGCTGGCACAGCGACGACGAATCCATCTTGGGGAAGAACCCCATCATCGGCTCTGTAAGTTTTGGAGCAACCAGAGTTTTTCAGCTCCGGCATAAAACCCGAGGGATAAAGTTTGAATTGGAATTAAAACACGGAAGTTTCTTACTCATGCAGGGTCCAACCCAACATTATTGGCAGCATCGGATTCCTAAAAAAGCAGGGATCACCAGACCTCGGATTAATTTGACTTTCAGAGTTTTACACGAGGTGGAGGGAGGGTAA
- a CDS encoding CoA transferase, with protein MNPSLPPLSGIRVLDFSTLLPGPLASLILAEAGAEVIKVERPPQGDELRSYLPRFGKDSVHFALLNRGKRSISLDLKDPGALDSLKPLIQTADILLEQFRPGVMDRLGLGYEAVKKINPKIIYCSLTGYGQKGPRASTAGHDLNYLAETGLLSLGATPNGVPVMPPTLIADIGGGSYPVVINILLALLRRNRTGEGCYLDMAMSDNLFTFMFWAIGSGFAAHQWPQPGKGLFTGGSPRYQIYPTKDGQFLAAAPLENKFWNNFCELIGLAEEFRDDSKSPERTLTEVAQIIQSRTAQEWEQIFSGQDVCCNIVTTLPKALESEHFRARGLLDRQLLNHAGEAIPALPVPVASNFLKKEPAATYPGLGADNSLIQESSPQ; from the coding sequence ATGAATCCATCCTTACCACCCCTGTCGGGGATCCGGGTTCTCGATTTTAGTACCTTGCTACCAGGACCTTTAGCTTCTTTAATTCTCGCCGAAGCAGGGGCGGAAGTGATCAAAGTGGAACGTCCCCCCCAGGGGGATGAATTGCGTTCTTATCTACCCAGGTTCGGGAAGGATAGCGTCCATTTTGCCCTCCTGAACCGGGGGAAGCGAAGTATCTCCCTGGATTTAAAGGATCCGGGAGCCCTGGACTCCCTCAAACCTCTCATCCAAACCGCCGATATCCTTTTGGAACAATTTCGACCCGGCGTGATGGATCGGCTTGGATTGGGATATGAAGCGGTAAAAAAGATCAATCCCAAGATTATTTATTGCTCTCTGACCGGATACGGACAGAAAGGTCCTCGGGCCTCTACAGCGGGACATGATCTCAATTACCTGGCAGAAACAGGTCTTTTAAGTCTGGGAGCTACCCCTAACGGAGTTCCTGTGATGCCCCCCACCTTGATCGCAGATATTGGCGGCGGTTCTTATCCCGTGGTGATTAACATCCTGTTGGCCCTCCTCCGACGGAATCGCACCGGAGAAGGATGTTACCTGGATATGGCCATGTCCGATAACCTCTTTACCTTCATGTTCTGGGCTATAGGGAGTGGCTTTGCTGCCCATCAGTGGCCTCAACCCGGGAAGGGGTTGTTCACCGGGGGTTCCCCGAGATATCAGATCTATCCAACCAAAGATGGTCAATTCCTGGCTGCAGCCCCCCTGGAAAATAAGTTCTGGAATAACTTTTGTGAACTGATAGGACTCGCCGAGGAATTTCGAGATGATTCGAAATCCCCAGAAAGAACCCTCACCGAGGTCGCCCAAATCATCCAATCCCGTACCGCCCAGGAGTGGGAACAGATATTCTCCGGTCAGGATGTATGCTGTAATATCGTAACAACCCTTCCAAAAGCTCTGGAATCTGAACATTTCCGTGCACGGGGTCTGTTGGATCGTCAACTATTGAACCATGCCGGAGAGGCTATCCCGGCCCTACCTGTACCCGTTGCTTCTAACTTTCTAAAAAAAGAACCTGCAGCTACCTATCCGGGTCTGGGAGCCGATAACAGCTTAATTCAAGAATCATCACCCCAGTAG
- a CDS encoding inositol monophosphatase family protein produces MKKMDPISWLSFLEEIADRADEIALRLFRAQNLRVEEKVDLSPVTEADRTIEEIAQNLLRKHHPDLGIWGEEYGEQAGSGNLRLIIDPIDGTRNFVRGIPIFATLLAIEEDGEVIAGLVTAPALQARWRAARGYGAYCGKRRLYVSQIQDLQKAHLFHGTLGGSGESLPPRSIFTLMRQVQRTRGFGDFYQHMLVAEGAGEVAIDPAVKPWDIAPLQVIVEEAGGQATTLAGQRSIYGGSLVSSNGLLHGKVLSILADPHQPHLEE; encoded by the coding sequence ATGAAAAAGATGGATCCCATCTCCTGGTTATCCTTTCTTGAGGAGATTGCAGATCGTGCGGACGAGATTGCCCTTCGTCTCTTTCGAGCGCAGAATCTCCGTGTTGAGGAAAAAGTTGATCTGAGTCCCGTAACCGAAGCAGATCGTACGATTGAGGAAATAGCCCAGAACCTCTTGCGAAAACATCATCCGGATCTGGGCATCTGGGGCGAAGAATACGGAGAACAGGCCGGATCGGGAAACCTACGCCTGATCATTGACCCCATTGATGGTACCCGGAATTTCGTTCGGGGTATTCCCATATTTGCGACCCTACTTGCTATCGAAGAAGACGGTGAAGTTATTGCCGGTTTGGTGACTGCACCGGCTTTACAGGCACGATGGAGGGCCGCACGAGGTTACGGGGCTTATTGTGGAAAACGCCGACTTTACGTTTCCCAAATCCAGGATCTTCAGAAAGCTCACCTCTTTCACGGAACCCTGGGCGGCTCGGGAGAATCTTTACCTCCAAGGAGTATTTTCACTTTGATGCGCCAGGTGCAGAGGACCCGGGGATTTGGAGACTTTTATCAGCATATGCTTGTGGCAGAAGGTGCCGGTGAAGTGGCCATCGATCCGGCTGTAAAGCCCTGGGATATTGCTCCCCTGCAGGTGATCGTAGAAGAGGCAGGGGGTCAGGCAACAACCTTAGCGGGTCAGCGGTCTATCTACGGTGGAAGTCTGGTCAGCTCCAATGGTCTACTCCATGGAAAGGTTCTCTCAATCCTGGCAGACCCTCATCAACCTCATTTAGAAGAATAG
- a CDS encoding alpha/beta family hydrolase: MNGISRRQDEENLVQIPVGPVTLSGNLEGLGGTRGIVVFAHGSGSSRHSPRNRYVARVLREAGLATLLMDLLTSEEEVVDMQLRHLRFNIKLLAERLVGATDWLRQNPETQNLRIGYFGASTGAAAALVAAAERPKVVGAVVSRGGRPDLAESFLPRVQAPTLLIVGGEDTLVIDLNRAALAQLRTEKKLEVIPGATHLFEEPGALEEVARLATDWFVHYLLSDPGQDLQG; this comes from the coding sequence ATGAACGGAATATCGAGAAGACAGGATGAAGAGAACCTGGTCCAGATTCCGGTAGGCCCGGTTACCCTTTCAGGGAATCTAGAGGGGCTCGGAGGTACGCGAGGGATTGTGGTATTCGCGCATGGGAGTGGGAGTAGTCGGCATAGTCCTCGAAACCGATACGTTGCACGGGTGCTTCGCGAGGCCGGGCTTGCGACTTTACTCATGGACCTTCTCACCTCAGAAGAGGAAGTAGTGGATATGCAGCTTCGACATCTCCGGTTTAATATCAAGCTGCTGGCTGAGCGGCTTGTGGGTGCCACAGACTGGCTCAGGCAGAACCCAGAGACCCAAAACCTCAGAATTGGCTACTTTGGTGCCAGTACCGGTGCGGCGGCTGCACTGGTTGCTGCGGCAGAACGTCCGAAGGTTGTAGGAGCAGTTGTCTCACGGGGTGGACGCCCGGATCTGGCAGAGTCCTTTCTGCCTCGGGTCCAGGCCCCCACGCTTCTCATCGTGGGTGGAGAAGATACCCTGGTGATCGATCTGAACCGGGCGGCACTGGCACAGCTCCGCACGGAAAAGAAACTGGAGGTCATCCCCGGAGCGACGCACCTTTTCGAAGAACCCGGTGCGCTGGAAGAAGTCGCGCGGCTTGCAACCGACTGGTTCGTACACTACCTCCTATCAGACCCTGGACAGGACCTGCAGGGATAA
- a CDS encoding ABC transporter ATP-binding protein: MGHEAIEGSPGHLPLSAGGRYFCSKIGIGIGAALVWLNPTLMLVLSLAVPLLIVINRYSLQALWRQIDRRVKALKAYSRGTLAVLQLITLTRVQTAEEQETPHQTIQIEALKRGTEALSRQQAWYQAVQNAMLLGVVGVLLIIGGSQVAAGHISLGNLLAFNVILLALRRYSQDALGAVPAFVDGYQALGSLQQLITHTPPEPYSGTRRHCMRGAITLHDVTFGHADHAPVLRGVNLTLAPHTFTALVGPNGSGKTTFVNLLLGLYRPQQSSLFADKHPHDELDIRYLRHQIGVLPQDPFLFDGTEGNFVKHLEVPKGKRMSNQSAEGPGRCPGTLWR; this comes from the coding sequence TTGGGACATGAAGCCATTGAAGGTTCTCCTGGACATCTTCCGCTTTCTGCAGGTGGGCGATACTTTTGTTCCAAAATCGGTATTGGCATCGGCGCGGCGTTGGTCTGGCTGAATCCAACGCTGATGTTGGTCCTCTCGCTCGCTGTGCCGCTACTAATAGTAATCAACCGCTATTCACTGCAGGCGCTTTGGCGGCAAATTGACCGACGCGTGAAAGCCCTCAAGGCTTACAGCCGTGGCACACTCGCCGTCTTGCAATTGATCACGCTGACACGCGTACAAACCGCCGAAGAGCAAGAGACCCCACATCAAACTATCCAGATCGAAGCGCTCAAGCGTGGGACCGAAGCATTGTCTCGCCAGCAAGCATGGTATCAAGCCGTCCAGAATGCCATGCTGCTGGGTGTGGTCGGCGTTCTCCTCATTATCGGCGGCAGTCAGGTTGCCGCCGGACACATTTCGCTGGGCAACCTACTTGCCTTCAACGTGATTCTGCTCGCGTTGCGGCGTTACTCACAAGATGCTCTCGGTGCCGTGCCCGCGTTCGTAGACGGCTATCAGGCGCTCGGGTCATTGCAACAACTAATCACTCACACTCCGCCCGAGCCATACTCCGGCACACGTCGCCATTGTATGCGTGGCGCCATTACCCTGCACGATGTGACATTTGGCCACGCCGATCATGCTCCTGTCTTGCGTGGTGTCAACCTGACTCTTGCACCCCATACATTCACCGCGCTCGTGGGGCCAAATGGCTCTGGTAAGACAACCTTCGTCAATCTGCTGCTTGGGTTGTATCGGCCGCAGCAGAGCTCCCTTTTCGCCGATAAGCACCCGCACGACGAACTGGATATACGGTATCTGCGGCACCAGATCGGCGTACTACCGCAAGACCCTTTTCTGTTCGATGGAACAGAGGGAAACTTTGTAAAGCACCTGGAAGTACCTAAGGGAAAAAGGATGTCTAATCAAAGCGCAGAAGGTCCAGGTAGATGTCCAGGCACGCTTTGGCGTTAA